ccgccagcacagtggctcTCAGATTGCCCTTCAGCTTGAGACCCAGTAGGTCATTCTTGAGGGTACGAGACAGCAACAGGAGGCTCAGAGGTAGCAGATCCTACAGCAGCAGATGGTTAACTCTCAAATGTTCACTTTTCTCTCTAGATGCCTGTCCTGCCTAGGACAGTTGTATCGTCACATTGGGCTGGAGCCACCCCCACTTCCTACCACTCAGCAGCTCCAGCACGATCCCACAGCTCCTGCTCCTCCGATTGGTGGTTTCGTGCAGACTCCCTTGGCCACTTTCCCAatttcacctcttttgcagACAGGGATGTTTTCACTACCACAAACCACCGGGCCGCAGCTTACATAGTCACAGCCTTCTTTTCTTGAGCAGCTACGGCAGGGTCAGTTCACGAGTCCGATGTCGACTCAGGTGTCTACTCCATTCTCTACAGCTCCACTTGTGTTCGAGGAGACGCCGCAACCTTCTCTCCCAGCACCGAGGTTCAGTTCTCCTCTTCCATCCTTTGTGACACCTCGGTCCGAGGGGCTTGACAAGTCGGATGCCACTCTTCGCTCTATCACTCAGCAGATTCACACAGAGATGGTTTCCGAGGGTGTGCCCGCTTCCTCTTGTGTTGATCCAACTCTTCCCGAGAGTTCTCCCACCGTTTCCGGCTCGAGCTTCGACGTCGATGTCTTGGGTTACGTTGTTCAGCCCTCTGGAGCCGCCGCTTCTGCCTCACCGCCTAATTCACCACCTCAGCAGGATTAGAGTCTCCTTTTTGGTGCTTCATTGCCAAAGGAGGAGATAGATAGGGGGAGTAGAGATAGGGGGAGCTTGGGGGTGTTTGTTGATTCTTTTGTGGATCTTCATGTAATAGACATGTCGTTTGGCTTTTGTGCGTGTTGGATTGTTGGCATGTCTACTCATGTGTGTGGTTACCTTTATGTTATTGCTTGTATGCTTGTTTACCTTCTCCTTATCTTGTCATGCATTTTTTTATTGAGTTGTGCTTTAATTTAGAGGCTAAGGATTTTTCTAGAACTAAGTGTCACAAGGAGATGAAGAACACTTAgttctagttttttttctctcttcccttctctctctctcctaattctagatctagatctagatgacaagctaATGAAACTAgatatgatggatagaagttcaaAACGAAGgctggaatggcacaaactcaccttatatagctaCATCCTCCAAGGGAAATCAGGACCAAAACCTTCCctcttagatttggtgtttttggagcttttcccgagctcctctctAGCAAGCaccaaatggaaggttgcctgGGGAGGAAGATGAACAAGAGCATTTATACTgtgctctgtgctggcgggcgacataAGCCAACCGCCAGCACCGGTCAccccatttgtgctggcggtgGGCTTAGGTCgaccgccagcacagtggcctCTATGCTGGCAGGCCACATAAGCACACCGCTAGCACGGATTGGgtgatctgtgctggcgggtgcttgcatcgcccgccagcatagtgcccactgtgctggcgggcgctcCCCTACTGGCCCGATGAttctctgtgctggcgggcgccaATTTTCCTATACCAGCACAAACCGTTTCTGGCATAGTGATGTGTGTGCTATGTTGCAGTCTTTAATTTGAATCCATTGATTTCATGATCACTGTTATTGTCAAAAGGAGAGATTCCAAGCTTATTCTAACTGAGAATATCATATGCACAGCTTTCCTGCCTTGCAAATGGCGATTTTAGATCACATCTGCATTATTTTTCATTACAATGGTTCAATGGACAAGTAGTAGGTATTGCCATAGGACTCCAAACTTAGCTGTGGACTGTGGTGGTTTCACACAGCTGTCTATACACAACTTAATGCTAAAGTTGCATTTGCTTGGATGTGGAACTTAGCAAGTGGAAGTGTATGAATAATGTATCCTTTACTGCAAAGCTGACTTAATTGGTCAATATTGTTCATGATGCGAAGTAACAGGAATCTCATGTATGATGTACCCCGTGCAGTGCAGCAAATACTAAGTTATCCATATGCCAACATCACAAATTCTATGCTCTAAACGAGAAAAATGATGGGAGCTCAAATTTTATGGAATTTGCAACACGAGCACTCAGCTAGTAGGTCATAAGGCAACGATCTATTTAATCCTTTGTATAAACATGCTTGAAGTGGATGAGAGTATATGAAACTAACTCATCGAGGTGTATCACACGACATAAAACCCCACAGTATCTCAAAGCATGTGAGAAAATGCTAAGTTTAAGCAGGAACCAGTGCCCAGCGCAACGAAATTTTTGCGCAATAGAACCTGCAGCAGCTCATTGCAATGCACACGATATGCAGCTAGAACGTTGGTTAGACAGACTTAGCTGACATCACCACAATTTATAAAAAGCTCAAATAACGAATTTGTTCGCCTACAGCCAAACTGAAAGTCACATATTGTTCACTAGCCGCATGCCATCAAAATTACTCCGAATAATGCAGAAAAATCAAGTTTTTTTTCAAAGGTCACATATATCGAATAACACATATTTACATGCTGACTTAACTGACAAATACTGTTCTTGCTGTTGTTGTATATATATCGCACTTGTACATCTGTGTACTGCACAATAGCTGATAAATGATGTCCATATTTTTCATGCTGTATGCAGGAAAGTCAATTATTACAACCATGGCCAATTAGCCATTCGTCACCCTAGGCTGGTGCATTATATGGTGATAGGTAAAATTCAGATGAGGTCGACAGTTGAAACCGCTCTTCACATGCTACTGAACCAGTCAAAATGACGAAGGAGCTGTTTAGGCACAAATCAAAAGACTACTTAATAAAAAAAACTCAAGATGTATATATAAACATttaaaaaggaaggaaaaattcACAACCCACAGGTTTTTTTAACCTTCCCGTTCATAACTGATTTCATTCATCAACACTGCTAGACGTGGGTATAAGACAAGTTACAATGACTAGAGATTCTAATATGTAATGGAGCAGGTACTAGTCCAAGCATATCAAAGAGAATGATACTCAATAATTTCTAGTACATCAATCATGAAAAAATAGGAAGTGCAAGAGATCAATTAAAACTTCATGCAATGTTGAAAAACGAAGAGGAGTATTTTAGGATCAACTAATTAATTTTGGACTATTCAGATTCATTCCTTTTCCGGTTAAAATATCAGGTCTTTTTTCTGTTTTTATGTTTAGAATTATTTGGCAGACAAAGATGAGAAGATGGCAAAGTGGCTTAGGACCAGTACTTGAGGAATAAAATCTCCCGAAACCTGTCTAGCAACTGATCTACCAAGAGCATGTAGGGAAGTAAAAGGCATCATTGATTCTTGTTTAAAGGATAGGAATGAGCTCAACTTCAGTCACACTATCCACACTGAGAATCATATACTAGTACTGAGTATGAAGGATTTGGAAATCTATcagtcttttcttttctttgagtTTCCAGTGTACAACTTCTCAAAATTACCATGAGTATCTAAAGTTTCATAAATTGGGGTTAAAAAATACAGTCAACTGTATCTGAGCTAAATCCCATGAGCTTGGGGTTGCATATCAACCAAATGTGCTATTGCCAATTGTGTCAGACTTCCTATATAACAGGTTTCCTTGGAGAAAACGAGCTAAAAAATGCCAATATGTGGACAACAATGACACAAGGCATGTAGATGGCAGGCTTACCTTGCTGTGCATCAAGCAGGCATGTTTCTGTTTCCACCAACTATGTCATTTGTTTCTGTTTATGCAGAAGAGGAACATTATTGTTTACTGTAAATGAAAGAGATCAGCAATGTATTGAGAGATGATGAGTTTTGCTTGTACATACCTGAAGATTTGATCCAATCCTGAGTGCAGATGAGGGCCTCAACTAATTCAGGACTAAGTTTTTGATTGAAAAGACTCATCCGTTCATCATTTTCATCAAATGCAGATTCAGCAGAGACTGTAGATGCAGGGATTGCTAAGATGTCACGTGCCAGCCTGGCAAGAGTTGGGTAGATGGAAGCATTTTCCTTCCACCATTTCAAAACATCGAAACAGACATTTTGGGGAATAAGCTCTCCTTCAAGGTATGTAATGACTTCTCCCAATTCCTCATGTGCTGCTTGCTCAATGTAACTTTGACTTGTGTCAGTTACTGGTAAGCTACCATGTATATCTAACTGTAAATCATTGTTTCTCTGATTAAAGTTCTCACAATTTTGCTGATCAACATGAAAAGAGTACTGAAGAAAGAGCTCATACAACTTTCCACGCACTTCAAGAATATACTTTTTGGCATGACTACCAAAGGCTTCCTTAAAGCAAATGACAAGAAACCTGATTTTATATCTGGGATCTAGTACAACAGCTAAAGACAGCCATAGGTACCATTTCCTCCAAAGCTGGTCAAACTTCAGCTGCATTCGCTCAATATCTAAAACTTGGTCAATGTTTACCTTGCTAGATGAACGGCGTAGAGCTATCTTCAAGTTCCAAATTGCATGAAAGTGTGAATTCAATGTCGCGTTGCCAGGTCTGGAAATCACTTTTATTGCATGGTAAATCGACCTTCCAAGATCACAAAAGTTCTCTGCTGCTTGTAGTTGTGCATAAGATGGCTTAGATGGATAAGATTTGTAATCTATCTGTTGAGGGTTTGGCAGCTCATTGTTAAACTGCAAAGCAGCCTCCAATGCATAGAAAATCAAGTACCATCTCTGCGAACCAAAAGAAGGTCGGCTTATTTGCATGCGTGACAGGATTTCTTTGTATTTATCCTTACGCAGTGGGGAGCATGTCATGTACTCACACCAGCTCTGGCTTGTTGTTAGAACATATTCGTTGAGTTCATAACCAAAAAAGTCATGTAGAGCATCTATTATGCAAGGGAGATGTAATAACTTACATTTTGCTAACAGATAATTCTGTTCTGTAAGATTCTTCTCCAAAGTCGATACAGCTGTATCACCTACTAATGGATTGGGCGATATAATTCCTAGAAGCTTCCACTCAAGACTCCAATTTTGTACTGCTTCTTTCGCTTTTTCTTCTTCAACTGCTTTCCAATCCCCAATAGTGAAATTGCGGCTTGATTGAAAACAGTGGGAAAGGCTAACATAATACACAGCATCAATGTCACACCCCGAAAAGCAACATCCAATGATTTTCCTATTCAAATTCCATTCTTTGTCAATGAAGTGCACGGCCAAAATGATAAAGTGCTTAGTATCGAGATAGCTCTTTTTTACTGTCAGAAAAACTCCACCAGGTGCAAGTGCTATTTCCTCCTTAAGCTTAGTCTTTTCATTCTGAAAAATACTGAGGAACTTCTCTTCAATAGCACCTTGCGATACTGCATTGTTAGTAGGACAGATGCCAGCCCAAAATTGCCTAAAAGTTGCACTGCTTGTCAATGGAGGGGAGAAAAGGTTAGAGACGAAAGCCCTGGTAAGGAATTCAAGAGATCTGTCTTGATCAGACTTCCAGTCAACAGTTGAGCCAGGATGTGGAGATGACCGTTGTTGCTGCATCCGACCAGTTGCCGGTCGTGCAGGACAGATCTTAAGATGCTGGCGCAGATGGGTTGTCCTTCCTGTGCTTGTTCCACTAAGGAGCCTTTTACAATGTTTACATTCTGCACTTTGAATTTTTCCACCTCTTAACACAGCAGTAAACTCCTCCCACACCTTGGACTTTGATCTTCTTTTCTCACCAGAAATAGAGAAATGACATTATGAATTTCAGTTAGTGTCCAAGAGAATTTGCCTCAATGCATGATGTTAGATCAGCGAGAAATAAAATGTAAAAACGAACTGAATCACATAACAAGGGCTCATATAAGACCAAGCACAAATATGAGCCAGATTAAAGAATAAGATCAAGCACATGATAGCTCTTGTCACCTAGTGATAACTATGACCATCCTACTTAATTTGTTTCCAGGATCCCAGCACTGATCGATCCTCGATTTTAGGCTTTGCGTTGTATCAGTGTTGTATAGTAGAACAATAGAAGTATATAGCTTTTTAGAGACAATATGAGAAATACAAAGGTCTACTATGCACCACTTCATAAAACATCAAGAGTAAATGAAAGGAATTTTATTCATGGCTCCAAGTGAGAGAATGGGAGATCGAATTGCTGATTTCAACCATGACAATATCGTCTATCAATTCTTCATctcaaaattttatttttagGGATCAAATAGGTTTGGCCATATCTATGAGAAGCTTTGTAGCATTTCAGATATGAAGTACACTAACGATAACAAAAGGACTTAAAGAatggaaaagaaagaaggcgGCGAATGGAAGGAGCAGGTTGATACATACTGTCTGTGAGAATATCTAGTCCCGGTTTGTGCAGTGATCCTATCAGCTGGAGCTGGAACATGCCTGTCGAGTAAAAGCACCATTTATAGGTAGGTTAGTTACATGATGACTTGATGAAAGAACTAAAGAATTAATTTGGAACGAAAGATTTTTGGTTCAACTTCAATCAGATTAAAGCAACAACCTTTCTATCGCACTGGAATCACCAGCAACATCTTCTTCAACTCCTGCTTCGATATCATTGTCTTCCTCGCTATCACTTGAACTGGAAAGTTGCTCACCTCCATCGAATCCAGCGGGGGCATCCCTTGGACGTGGGTGGTTGTGGCACCCACTAAGAACCGTCTCGAAAACCTGATGACCATCCGCGGAGCATACCACAAGCTTATTGACCTCACAGCCTTCCTGGGTGCATTTGTAATACACCGTTGGATATCCACAACCAGGAACGATGTTCTGTGCGCACTTCTTCCAGATGTAGCCATCATCAGGTGGAGACAAGCTAGGCAGACTAGGCAAGTTGTTGTCTGAAGAAGAACTAGCATGTTCTCGTGCCACAGCTGGTGCCGACAGCAAGAGCGAAGTCAAGGGGCGAAATGCTTGATCGGCCATACCGTGCTCATGATGAGGGTGATCTGACTGCTCCTCCATTCTGGAGGGCTAGTAGTTAACTCGCACGAATTTCAGTGGTTCAACTATTCCTCTGAATCACCTGCCAAAATTCGTCTTACCCAACAACCCTACATAACAGAAATTGGTAGGACAGCCTTGAAGACATGCTATGCGAATCTCTAAATCCTCCAAATTTCAGTGGTTAAACAGAAGCAAAAAAAGAATCTTTTCTCTAGAACAACTTTACTAGTGGAATACTAAGACGAAGCAAAAGGCAGgggaaaaaattgcaaatcaataCATCACCTGTTAAGGCTTCAAAGAAATCTGATACAGCGGACTGATTGTGATTGTCGCAAGAACTCAACAACCAGATGATGCACCGATGGCTCAAAGACACGAAGTCAACCCACGGAGCTCAAAGTCATCGACGCAGGGATGTAGCGTTGTTCAGTTTGGCCGCCCAACTTGGGCGGGGTGGGTTGCAGTTTGCTTTTTAAAAATGGTGGGCACATGAGCAGGTGAGTGGCAGTTATGTAAATGTGATTTAAAAATTGCATCTAATATTGGGTAGGAACGGAGCGGGCCAACCAACCTACGCCGGCGAGGATTCCGACGACGGagcttggggggggggggggggggggggggggggggggccgttTTTGGGCCCGGGCCGTCGTAGGCGTGGACTCGGGGTGAAGGCGTTGTAGGCGGCGACGGCACTGAGGGTTGGTATGGTTGCGACGAGCttggagcggcggcgccggggacgaCAGCCGGCATTGAGAATTGGGCTGGCGGCGCCGGGGACGACCGCCAGGAACCACCTCGGAGGGCCTGGCGCAACGGCGACGTCGGTAACGACATCGGCGGCAAAGTAAGGACTGCCTCCTGCTGGATTTGGATCACTTCTGAGGTCAAAAGTGAGAAAACATTATTTGGAATATTGATTTACTCTTGCAGTATCGTCGTGTAAATTGCTACGAATCCGACACTTCTATAAAATGTTTTGAATGTGAATTTATTGACGCAACGCGTGTATACTGAACATATGGTACCTACCTCCCCACTAAATTATATTTTAATTTATCTTTGTTCCAAGTCAATCTTTTTTAACTAAATTAAAAAACATACTCCctaagtcgttttggacagcgcCACGGTCTCCAAAgtattactttgactccttatttttataaaaatatttatcaaaaagtgatatatatatatatatatttatgaaagtatttttcaagacaaatctatttatatggctttcacgtttccaaactcaacaacttaaaagttattcatgatttatattcccaatgtttgacccaaattttatccaaaacgactttcttttcctatacggGGGAGTATAGAACAGCTACAATACTAAATAAATGCACTATAAAAGACATGTTTTTTTGTGGATTCGCATAAATTAATTCGATGTTGTAGATATTGAGAGTTCTTTTTTATAAACTTGATCGTGAAAATAGAGAAGTTTGATGTATATAATTTGTTAAATGCAAAATGCAAATCAGCTTTTACCAATAAATATCTACATTTATGGATGGACGGACTATACGGTGCATCGAAGCAGAAATGGGATAGAGGTGTGCTCATGCTAGCAGGCTATTGGAGACGGGATGAGAGCATGATGAATAGCTCACTAGAGATGGATGAGAATAGTACAACGCGTGATCTCAGGTAAGACAAATGTTGCTCGCGATGTCATACCTCACATTATGGCATATGTAACTGGAACTGATTTTACTCCCTTTATTCCTATTTACAAGGCGTGATATGACACAGTACAGTCTCTCAAATTAgattttgaccattcatttattttGTATTATTGTTTACGGTTATAACTTATAATTATTGGAGAGTACATTTAATTACAAATATAACCATAttaatttatattaaaaaatagaaaaaatatgaggtaaattattggtcaaaggtTGTAAAGGAACTGAGGGAGTACTGTATAGTAAAATGTTTTATTTTTACATAGCAATATTTTTACAGTATTGTAACCCTTTGGGAGTACATTTTTCTCTTATGGAActttcaagaaaaaaatgttCCATGTAGAGAAGGAATAAATGTTCTATTAGAAGAACAAAATGTTTCAACTATACAATTATGGATTTATATATGGAAAATGGAGATCTACGTCTACATATAAGAACAAAATAATTTTATCCAAAGAGAAAACCACCATGGGCTGGATCCAAAGGAGAGGCGGATGTAGGATATCCTTCACCCGTGGGCTGGATCTACAATTAAAGTCCATACAAAGCCCATCATATTTTTACAGCTCCCCGTATGGGCTGGATTGCACCCCGTACGAGGCTCAGTCTATTCAATTCATGGCCTGCGGcgttgtctgcagctccccgtATGGGCTGGATTACAACCGCAGTTTGTTAGACTcaaagggtgtttggatactaggtgttaaactttagcagtgtcatatcggatattcggatgctaattagaaggattaaacatgagctaattacaaaactaattgtagaatccctgtgctaattcgcaagacgaatctattaagcctaattaatccatcattagcaaatggttactgtagcaccacattgtcaaatcatggactaattaggcttaatagattcgtctcgcgaattagactccatctgtgtaattagttttgtaattagtctatatttaatactcctaattagatccaaacatccgatgtgacaggtgctaaactttagcacggggtatccaaacaccccctcagacAGAACCGCATTGGCCCAACTAAGTAGGAGTTGCAAATAACCATCGCCTTGTCCAGCAGAATTCAGGACGAAGCCATCCCACTTGTTATATTATTTTAATAATTGAAGGGAACCGTATAAGTAAATTGGTTGAACTTCACCATCTACAATTATCCATACATATATCATATAGTGCATGCAACAAAACACAGATATATTAGTGCATGCAACAAAACACACTCTCAATGTCGCCTTtagcggccgccgcggccgtgcaGACGAGGCCACCCGCTCGACGAAATGGGTGCCCCATGCGGTGCGCGCCAAATATTATgatatgttttttcttttcctaatCATAAAGTGTCTAACGAACACATTTCGTACCTTGTCACACTAGTACTGGTAGTTACTGTGTACGCCACTGGGTTAGTGAATATGGCTCGATCGAACTTGTGATCTTCCAATCATGCCGGCCAACAGAGTTTGGCGGTTTGGGCATCACCGATCTCAGGCTGGCATCCATGGCGCTTAGGATGAGATGGCTGTGGCTTCAACAGGTCGATGCTAGTCGGCCATGGAAACTACTGCCACTTGAGTTCAGCAACCAGCCAGTGCTCCAACAGATGTTCAACGCCTCCATTGAAGTTCACATAGGAGACGGCAATCTGGCGCTTTTGTGGTCCGATAGATGGCTCGGTCAATCCTCACCATGTACCTTTGCCCCAGAGGTATGTAAACTGGTATATCCGAGAATCAGAAAGTCGTGGACAGTAGCGCAAGCTTTGGACAGCAAACGGTGGATTTCTGATATTGTCGGACAAGCTACAGTGGAAGCTATTGGCCAGTATGTTCAGCTATGGCATGAACTGGATGGAGTTCTGCTGACACCTGGGCGGGAGGATAAAGTTTCCTGGAGATGGGAACCTTCAGGAGATTACACAGCCAAATCCGCTTACAAACCCTTCTTCCAAGGCGCAATGAAGTTTGCAGCGGCAAAATCGATTTGGAAGGCCTGGGCTCCCGTCAAGGTCAAATTCTTTATGCGGTTAGCGGTGAAAGATCGGCTATGGACAGCAGTGCGAAGGCATCGACGAGGTTTGCAGGATGGGGTGGCCTGTGCCCTGTGCGATCAAGAACCTGTAACTCCTAATCACCTATTCGTCAGCTGTGTGTTCACCATTCAGGTTTGGCATCTCATCGTCACGAGTCTGAACCTTCAGAATTTGCATACAGGCCAACTACCCCGCCTTGTGGATTGGTGGCTGCGTTCGCGTGAGGGCCTGAACAAGGTGAACAGGAAGGTTTCGATTCGGCTGTAATGCTAATTTCTTGGCAAAACTGGAAAGAACGAAACAGCAGAGTCTTTGCTAGATCGCCGGCAAAAACGCCATCACAACTCGCACAGGAGATAACTGAAGAAGCTGGCACTTGGTGTGCGGCAGGAGGGATCAGTTATAACTTgacatgccccccccccccccccccctccttttCTGGCTGTAAGCATTGTCATGTAATTTCATTTCTTTGTCAGAAACCGTGTGCGAGTGCCCGGGTAGGCCCGCGATGTAACGTTCTAAACGTTttccttcttaatacaaagatacgcagcccTCTTGCATATTCACGAAAAAAATTCCAATCATGCAGTTGTTTTTGCCGTCAGTTTAATGTTGTGAGTGAATAAACTGGGTACAGTATGAAGGTTATTGTGCTGTCATTTGGCTATTACACTGTCATTTCTAGTACTTAATGTCTGTCCTGTACACAGTATGAGGTTGTTTAATTTGCTTAGGGAATTGAAGAGGTGCTCATTTTAAACTGAAGATGTTGTCCTCCGTGAGTGGTATACGGCCGCTGATTTTGATGCATTAATTTTCTTACTTCAGCAGTCACCTAATTTGGAGAGACTGTTCCTGAAGCTCCCACCGGTATGCATGTAAACATGTTTGGCGGATCGGATGTTTCTTGATTCTTCTATTTTGATGTTAGTTTTAGCAATATCCTTGATGTCAACTTTCTTGTTCTGCATAAAGAACTATGGCAACAAGGAAGCTGGGGATTGGTGGCGTTAACAATGGATTGGCAGCAGGAAACAGAAAATTGTAATCTCAATTTAGCACTGATTTGGGACCGGCGATGGGCTTTGTGTTTGCTTTACCGTACCTGTACCTAAAGTCATGTTCACATCTTAACTAAACTTCTATGTTGCCTGCTTGTGTTTGCTCAAAGGTTTTCCTGACCTCTGATTCAGAAGATTATGCTCCCGCGCAGTTACAATAC
The genomic region above belongs to Setaria italica strain Yugu1 chromosome VI, Setaria_italica_v2.0, whole genome shotgun sequence and contains:
- the LOC105914641 gene encoding zinc finger BED domain-containing protein RICESLEEPER 2 isoform X1; protein product: MEEQSDHPHHEHGMADQAFRPLTSLLLSAPAVAREHASSSSDNNLPSLPSLSPPDDGYIWKKCAQNIVPGCGYPTVYYKCTQEGCEVNKLVVCSADGHQVFETVLSGCHNHPRPRDAPAGFDGGEQLSSSSDSEEDNDIEAGVEEDVAGDSSAIERHVPAPADRITAQTGTRYSHRQRSKSKVWEEFTAVLRGGKIQSAECKHCKRLLSGTSTGRTTHLRQHLKICPARPATGRMQQQRSSPHPGSTVDWKSDQDRSLEFLTRAFVSNLFSPPLTSSATFRQFWAGICPTNNAVSQGAIEEKFLSIFQNEKTKLKEEIALAPGGVFLTVKKSYLDTKHFIILAVHFIDKEWNLNRKIIGCCFSGCDIDAVYYVSLSHCFQSSRNFTIGDWKAVEEEKAKEAVQNWSLEWKLLGIISPNPLVGDTAVSTLEKNLTEQNYLLAKCKLLHLPCIIDALHDFFGYELNEYVLTTSQSWCEYMTCSPLRKDKYKEILSRMQISRPSFGSQRWYLIFYALEAALQFNNELPNPQQIDYKSYPSKPSYAQLQAAENFCDLGRSIYHAIKVISRPGNATLNSHFHAIWNLKIALRRSSSKVNIDQVLDIERMQLKFDQLWRKWYLWLSLAVVLDPRYKIRFLVICFKEAFGSHAKKYILEVRGKLYELFLQYSFHVDQQNCENFNQRNNDLQLDIHGSLPVTDTSQSYIEQAAHEELGEVITYLEGELIPQNVCFDVLKWWKENASIYPTLARLARDILAIPASTVSAESAFDENDERMSLFNQKLSPELVEALICTQDWIKSSETNDIVGGNRNMPA
- the LOC105914641 gene encoding zinc finger BED domain-containing protein RICESLEEPER 2 isoform X2, whose amino-acid sequence is MEEQSDHPHHEHGMADQAFRPLTSLLLSAPAVAREHASSSSDNNLPSLPSLSPPDDGYIWKKCAQNIVPGCGYPTVYYKCTQEGCEVNKLVVCSADGHQVFETVLSGCHNHPRPRDAPAGFDGGEQLSSSSDSEEDNDIEAGVEEDVAGDSSAIERHVPAPADRITAQTGTRYSHRQSKSKVWEEFTAVLRGGKIQSAECKHCKRLLSGTSTGRTTHLRQHLKICPARPATGRMQQQRSSPHPGSTVDWKSDQDRSLEFLTRAFVSNLFSPPLTSSATFRQFWAGICPTNNAVSQGAIEEKFLSIFQNEKTKLKEEIALAPGGVFLTVKKSYLDTKHFIILAVHFIDKEWNLNRKIIGCCFSGCDIDAVYYVSLSHCFQSSRNFTIGDWKAVEEEKAKEAVQNWSLEWKLLGIISPNPLVGDTAVSTLEKNLTEQNYLLAKCKLLHLPCIIDALHDFFGYELNEYVLTTSQSWCEYMTCSPLRKDKYKEILSRMQISRPSFGSQRWYLIFYALEAALQFNNELPNPQQIDYKSYPSKPSYAQLQAAENFCDLGRSIYHAIKVISRPGNATLNSHFHAIWNLKIALRRSSSKVNIDQVLDIERMQLKFDQLWRKWYLWLSLAVVLDPRYKIRFLVICFKEAFGSHAKKYILEVRGKLYELFLQYSFHVDQQNCENFNQRNNDLQLDIHGSLPVTDTSQSYIEQAAHEELGEVITYLEGELIPQNVCFDVLKWWKENASIYPTLARLARDILAIPASTVSAESAFDENDERMSLFNQKLSPELVEALICTQDWIKSSETNDIVGGNRNMPA